Proteins encoded in a region of the Sterolibacterium denitrificans genome:
- the serS gene encoding serine--tRNA ligase, translating into MLDPQLLRTQLDTVIQRLASRGVSLDAATFQALEDERKQRQTRTQELQARRNSLSKQIGQLKAKGEDVGAVMAEVAGLGDELKTNEDALAALLSRFNDFVATIPNLPHESVPLGRDESANVEVLRWGTPRSFDFTVKDHVDIGEGLGGLDFATATKIAGSRFALLQGGIARLHRALAQFMLDVHTTEHGYTELYTPYLVNPDSMFGTGQLPKFEEDLFQVPRSDGGKLYLIPTAEVPVTNIVRDEILAAGQLPLKFVCHTPCFRSEAGSYGRDTRGMIRQHQFDKVELVQIVHPEHSWQALEELTQHAESILRKLELPYRKMALCSGDMGFSAAKTYDLEVWLPAQNAYREISSCSNFEAFQARRMRARFRNEQNKNKPELVHTLNGSGLAVGRTLVAILENYQNADGSLTIPAALRGHMGGMERLSAG; encoded by the coding sequence ATGCTCGACCCCCAACTCCTGCGCACGCAACTCGATACCGTCATTCAGCGCCTGGCCAGCCGTGGCGTGAGCCTGGATGCCGCCACCTTCCAGGCCCTCGAAGACGAACGCAAGCAACGGCAGACACGCACCCAGGAACTGCAGGCCAGGCGCAACAGCCTGTCGAAACAGATCGGCCAGTTGAAGGCCAAGGGCGAAGACGTCGGCGCGGTGATGGCAGAAGTCGCCGGCCTGGGCGATGAACTGAAAACCAACGAGGACGCGCTGGCCGCGCTCCTGAGCCGCTTCAACGACTTCGTCGCCACCATACCCAACCTGCCGCATGAAAGCGTGCCGCTCGGCCGGGACGAAAGCGCCAACGTCGAAGTGCTGCGCTGGGGCACGCCGCGCAGTTTCGATTTCACCGTCAAGGATCACGTCGACATCGGCGAAGGCCTGGGTGGCCTGGATTTCGCGACGGCAACAAAAATCGCCGGCAGCCGCTTTGCCTTGCTGCAAGGCGGCATCGCCCGCCTGCACCGGGCGCTGGCCCAGTTCATGCTCGACGTACACACCACGGAACACGGCTATACCGAGCTGTACACACCCTACCTGGTCAATCCCGACAGCATGTTCGGTACCGGCCAACTGCCGAAGTTCGAGGAAGACCTGTTCCAGGTGCCGCGCAGCGATGGCGGCAAGCTCTACCTGATCCCCACCGCCGAAGTGCCGGTGACCAACATCGTGCGCGACGAAATCCTCGCTGCCGGGCAACTGCCACTGAAATTCGTCTGCCACACCCCCTGCTTCCGCTCGGAAGCCGGCTCCTACGGCCGCGATACGCGCGGCATGATCCGCCAGCACCAGTTCGACAAGGTCGAACTGGTGCAGATCGTGCATCCCGAACACTCCTGGCAGGCGCTGGAAGAACTCACGCAACATGCCGAAAGCATCCTGCGGAAGCTGGAACTGCCCTATCGCAAGATGGCGCTGTGCAGCGGCGACATGGGTTTTTCGGCGGCCAAGACCTATGACCTCGAAGTCTGGCTGCCGGCGCAGAACGCCTACCGCGAAATCTCGTCCTGCTCGAACTTCGAAGCTTTCCAGGCGCGACGCATGCGGGCGCGCTTCCGCAACGAGCAGAACAAGAACAAACCGGAACTGGTGCACACCCTCAACGGCTCCGGCCTGGCGGTCGGCCGCACCCTGGTGGCGATCCTGGAAAACTACCAGAACGCCGACGGCAGCCTGACCATCCCGGCCGCGCTGCGCGGCCACATGGGTGGAATGGAAAGACTCAGCGCCGGCTGA